One region of Choristoneura fumiferana chromosome 3, NRCan_CFum_1, whole genome shotgun sequence genomic DNA includes:
- the LOC141426500 gene encoding glucose-6-phosphate 1-dehydrogenase-like, which translates to MEAIKTDSNHLHTFVLLGASGDLAKKKIYPTVWNLYRSNLLPISIKFIGYARTKQSILEVKEKCKKYITVPKGEERKYEEFWAANEYLAGSYDQKADYEKLNQEISKFETELVANRIFYLAVPPAVFEDVTVNIKNACTATKGYTRVIIEKPFGRDDVTAAKLGNHLAGLFDEEHIYRIDHYLGKEMVLNLMTLRFANQIFSPIWNNDIIASVIISFKEPFGTEGRGGYFDDIGIIRDVMQNHLLQILSLIAMEKPVTLKANDIRKEKVKVLRHIKPITMDDILIGQYVGNPDGQGEEKLGYLDDPTVPKDSITPTYAVAGLWVNNARWQGVPFVLRAGKALNERKAEVRIQFHDMPGDIFDGEAKRNELVLRVQPGEAVYTKIMSKSPGMMFDLVETELDLTYSTRYKDAKYPDAYERLVLDVFNGNQTHFVLDDEVKEAWRIFTPILNQLEGQKVKPLPYKFGSRGPPESDAKLAQYNFKYSGSYKWEKPSPSK; encoded by the coding sequence ATGGAAGCCATCAAGACCGACTCTAACCATCTTCACACGTTTGTGCTCCTTGGAGCTTCAGGGGATCTggcgaagaaaaaaatatatcctaCAGTGTGGAACTTATACCGCAGTAATTTGTTGCCGATAAGCATTAAATTCATTGGCTATGCTCGCACAAAACAATCAATTTTAGAAGTCAAAGAAAAATGTAAGAAGTATATTACTGTGCCAAAAGGAGAAGAGCGGAAATATGAAGAATTTTGGGCGGCAAATGAGTATCTTGCAGGGTCCTACGACCAAAAAGCAGATTATGAGAAACTCAATCAGGAAATCAGTAAGTTTGAGACAGAGCTCGTTGCTaacagaatattttatttagcggTACCACCTGCCGTTTTTGAAGATGTTACTGTAAATATAAAGAATGCTTGTACCGCGACTAAAGGCTACACGAGGGTTATTATTGAAAAACCATTTGGGCGCGATGATGTGACTGCGGCAAAATTAGGCAACCATCTAGCTGGTTTGTTCGACGAAGAGCATATTTACAGAATTGATCACTATCTGGGAAAAGAAATGGTTTTGAACCTGATGACTTTGCGTTTTGCTAATCAAATATTTAGTCCGATATGGAACAACGATATCATCGCCTCAGTCATAATTTCGTTCAAAGAACCTTTTGGCACTGAAGGCAGAGGGGGCTATTTTGATGACATTGGTATCATAAGAGATGTAATGCAAAATCATCTCCTCCAAATACTTTCTCTAATTGCAATGGAAAAACCAGTAACACTAAAGGCAAATGATATTAGGAAAGAAAAAGTTAAGGTACTACGACACATTAAACCGATAACTATGGACGATATCTTAATAGGCCAGTACGTCGGTAATCCAGATGGGCAGGGTGAAGAAAAATTGGGATATCTAGATGACCCTACTGTGCCAAAAGATTCGATCACACCGACTTATGCAGTTGCGGGCCTTTGGGTCAATAATGCTAGGTGGCAGGGAGTTCCGTTCGTGCTCCGTGCTGGCAAAGCCCTCAATGAAAGAAAAGCTGAAGTGAGAATAcagtttcatgatatgcctggaGATATCTTTGATGGTGAAGCTAAAAGAAATGAGTTGGTTTTGAGAGTTCAGCCCGGTGAAGCCGTATACACGAAGATAATGTCCAAGTCGCCCGGAATGATGTTTGATTTAGTAGAAACCGAACTCGACTTGACTTACAGCACTCGTTACAAGGACGCTAAGTATCCAGATGCATATGAAAGATTAGTTCTGGATGTTTTCAACGGTAACCAAACTCATTTTGTGCTAGATGATGAAGTCAAAGAAGCTTGGCGCATCTTTACACCAATCTTAAATCAGTTGGAAGGGCAGAAGGTTAAGCCTCTACCTTATAAATTTGGTTCTAGGGGACCACCTGAATCTGACGCTAAGTTGGCTCAATACAATTTCAAATACTCCGGTTCTTATAAATGGGAAAAACCAAGCCCTTCAAAATAG
- the LOC141426502 gene encoding glucose-6-phosphate 1-dehydrogenase-like: protein MENKTDFRFPHTFILLGASGDLAKKKIYPTIWYLYRDNLLPENTKFVGYARTKQTISEVREKSKKYMKVRAGEERKFEQFWEANEYLAGSYDKRIDYEMLNQQISKFEKGPVANRIFYLAVPPTVFEDVTVNIRNACIAIKGYTRVIIEKPFGRDDVSSEKLSNHLIGLFKEEQIYRIDHYLGKEMVQNLLTTRFANQIFNPSWNRENIASILISFKEPFGTEGRGGYFDDFGMIRDVMQNHLLQILSLVAMEKPVTLNPNDIRDEKVKVLRHIQPIAMEDILVGQYVGNPDGQGEDALGYLDDPTVPKDSITPTYALAGLWINNARWQGVPFILRSGKALNERKAEVRIQFKDVPGDIFDGKAKRNELVIRVQPGEALYLKMMGKSPGMKFDLVETELDLTYSTRYRETDVPDAYERLILDVFTGTQMHFVRNDELKEAWRIFTPILKQLEEQRVKPVPYVHGSRGPPEADAMLAKYNFKYSGSYKWQKPSPP from the coding sequence ATGGAGAACAAGACCGATTTTCGTTTTCCTCATACATTCATATTGTTAGGTGCTTCGGGAGACTTGGCGAAAAAGAAAATATACCCTACAATTTGGTATCTCTACCGTGACAATCTTCTGCCAGAAAACACTAAATTTGTTGGTTATGCTCGTACTAAACAGACCATTTCGGAAGTCCGAGAGAAAtctaagaaatatatgaaagtGCGAGCCGGCGAAGAACGAAAATTTGAACAGTTCTGGGAGGCTAACGAATATCTTGCGGGTTCCTATGACAAGCGAATTGACTATGAGATGCTCAATCAACAAATAAGTAAGTTTGAAAAAGGACCTGTTGCTAacagaatattttatttggCAGTGCCTCCAACAGTATTTGAGGATGTTACTGTCAATATAAGGAACGCTTGTATAGCTATTAAAGGTTACACAAGGGTTATTATTGAGAAACCATTTGGAAGAGACGATGTGTCTTCTGAAAAATTGAGCAATCATCTAATAGGTTTATTTAAAGAAGAACAAATTTACAGAATTGATCATTATTTGGGGAAGGAAATGGTCCAGAACCTGCTGACGACGAGGTTTGCCAATCAGATATTTAACCCTTCATGGAACAGGGAAAACATTGCTTCCATTCTGATTTCATTCAAAGAACCTTTTGGTACTGAAGGTCGGGGTGGGTACTTTGATGACTTTGGCATGATCAGAGATGTAATGCAGAATCATCTTTTACAAATACTTTCCCTGGTAGCAATGGAAAAACCAGTAACATTAAACCCAAATGACATTAGAGATGAGAAGGTCAAAGTGTTGCGGCACATTCAACCAATTGCCATGGAGGACATTTTGGTTGGACAGTATGTAGGAAACCCTGATGGGCAAGGTGAGGATGCTCTAGGATACCTTGATGATCCAACAGTACCAAAAGATTCCATCACTCCAACATATGCTCTTGCTGGTCTATGGATTAATAATGCTAGATGGCAAGGTGTTCCATTCATTCTCCGTTCTGGTAAAGCTCTTAACGAAAGAAAAGCAGAAGTGAGGATACAGTTCAAAGATGTTCCTGGAGATATTTTTGATGGTAAAGCTAAGAGAAATGAACTGGTAATAAGAGTGCAACCAGGAGAAGCATTGTATCTCAAAATGATGGGTAAATCACCTGGAATGAAGTTTGACTTGGTGGAAACCGAATTAGACTTGACATATAGCACTCGGTACAGGGAGACCGATGTCCCTGATGCCTACGAAAGGCTGATTCTGGATGTCTTCACTGGAACTCAGATGCATTTTGTACGAAATGATGAACTTAAGGAGGCATGGCGTATATTTACACCTATCCTAAAGCAGTTGGAAGAGCAGCGTGTGAAACCTGTCCCTTATGTGCATGGTTCCAGAGGACCCCCTGAGGCTGATGCTATGTTAGCCAAGTACAACTTCAAATATTCTGGATCATACAAGTGGCAAAAACCCTCTCCTCCCTAA